The Agrobacterium larrymoorei sequence CCTTACGTGAAGTTGCGGAGCGGAGAGCGCTCCGACGAGTGTCCCTACGTCACCACAAAATAAACATAGTAAAACGAATGGGAACAGTAACATCCAATGGTCACTCTACAAAGTACTGAGCCAGCAGATAGGACATCGGGTGAGCGCCCCATCCTGGGTACATTGAGCATTTGCGTTTGCGATTGAACATCTAGGTGGGCGAACCGCTTTAGGATCGCGCTCTCACCTCGAATTCAGTCGCAGGACATGGCTTAAACAAAAAACGCTATGCATAGAGAATAACGAACGTATCCATGTAAGTCCCGCCCGGAGGATGCGCGCGACACAGAAAAGTGCTAACGCAGACCGGCAAATGGACTCGCAAAATGTAACTTATGGTGATCGCCTTCTCTAAAAATCACGCCTTAAGCGTCAAGTTTTTTATCTATTGAAATTGTTGTAAATACCTGCTCCTCCCGCAACAATCCCTATTGGCTGTCCGACGATCGACATAAATCTCGTGAAGTCCACAGAAGGATGTCTTGAAGCATAAATAACGTCTCTCGCCTTAACATCGAAGTTTTGACCTACTAGCATACTGCCAGCTTTAGTCATATCAAACCGATAGACGATGGGGTAACGGCCCAGCTTATCCGGCCTCATACCTTTTTGAGTTAACTCGTTGAATCGCTGACGACCCAGAAGATCGATTACAATGTCGGGTTCCTCGTATCGAAATACGAAATAGCCTTTCATATCGCTTGTTTCGGCAGAGCCACCACCCGCGAGGGCGACCGCTTCCAGGAGATTGATATCGTTAGCTCCGAACTCGATTCTATTGTTCGATTTAACCGCTCCGAGGACGGTAAAGGTCCGAGGTTCTCTCGTGACGAAAATCTGGTCGCCTGGCTGAACGTAGACATTTTCCCGAGGGTTTTGAACAAGCGTTTTTAGAAGTACGGTGCCCGTGTTGGATTGACGCGTAAGTGTCACGTAGCTCTCGTATGGCTGAGCGGTGGGCCCCCCCGCTTTTGCAAGAACCTCCATAATTGTCTCCGGAACGAGATTAAGGGGCACAACAGCCGGACTTTTTACCGCACCAGAAACGGTCACGTTGCGCGATGCGGTGCTAGAGCTGCTTATGATAACGTCTGGTTGGACAGCTTTATTGGCGAGAGCAGCTAGTATTGTCTGGCGCGCCTGTTCGAGAGTTTTGCCGGAGAAGGTGACGAGACCAACGTAAGGTATCGCAGCCTTTCCGTCGGGTTGAACAATGATATCCAAGGTCGTTTGCTTGGAATCCGCAGTCGAGAACAGTCCGTCTGAGCCTGCTTCAAAAATTGTAATCTTAAGCTGATCCCCGATGCCGATGACGGGTCGTTTTACGCCGCCACCTAGACCAAATCTGCTTTGGAGCAACCTACCATCGAACCTGGAGATGAGGGTGGCAGAGTTGACATCAATATCCACAATGTCGAACACTACGTTGTTAGAAGTGGAGGAGTGGGCCACTGACTGTTTGGATTGCTCCAATACGTCAGATGCCAAGGGGCCGTCGCCGGGGAGGTTGTTGCACGATGTAAGGCCTAGCCCAACCAATAATAAGCCAGCTTTTCTCAAAACTTCCCCACGCAATAAACTTAATATCGACCATACCCCATACCAACAAAGGGTCAATGATGGCTAGAGCGTGCGGACATCATCCATAAAATTCCTTTCTTGTCTGCTAAAAATTTGTATTTAAGTTATACTGCATATACGGCTGCGATCATAGCGCAGTTGCGGCGCTCTGCGCAGAGGTATACTTAAAGTCCATTTGTTGCTAAGCAACAAATTTTCGGGCAAAGGATGTCTACAAACCCGCTCGTGCAGGCGGTGCCCTGATCAGGATTTGAGTATGACGGTTGAAATTCTTGGGCGAGCCTGTGTTGCGCCATCTGCCAGTAACGTGCAGGAACTGCTGAGTATTCTAAAAGAGGCCCGATGCACCGTCAGTTCTATTCCGGACGATCGTTGGAATCACGCACGTTTTTGGCACCCAGCCAAAGGCGTACCCGGTAAAGCCTACACCTTCGCGGCAGGCGTTATCGATAACGTTTTCGAATTTGATGCGGAGCTTTTCGGCTTGTCAGCACGTGAAGCTGCGAACATGGATCCCCAGCAGAGAATCTTGCTGAAAACCGTTTGGCGTGCCGTCGAAGATGCGCGACTTTCTTTGTCGCAGTTGAGGGCAGAACGAGTTGGCGTCTACATCGGAGCGTCCTCTCTAGATAGTGGTAACCTTCAGGTGGAGGATCCTGCGTCCGGCAGTCCCCATTTCATGACTGGCAACACACTCTCCATCATATCCAATCGTATCTCTCATATTTTTGGTCTAAATGGACCAAGTATGACGATCGATACTGCCTGCTCATCATCTCTTGTTGCACTTCATCAAGCAAGGCAGGCGCTGGAAGACGATCAAATCGATACCGCTATAGTGGGAGGTGTCAATCTACTACTTCATCCCTTCTCCTTCGTAGGGTTCTCGCAGGCGAGAATGCTGTCTCCTGAGGGGCTTTGCCGCGCTTATGCGGAGGAGGGCGAAGGGTATGTTCGCGCTGAAGGAGCAGGGGCGATCGTTCTGCAAAGATCCGATCGCGTGAAAAGGGAAGGGCGCCGAAGCCGAGCGACAGTGGTCGCCACAGGCATGAATTCCTCCGGCCGAACCAATGGCATCTCACTTCCATCGAGGGAGGCTCAGGCGCAGCTTCTGCGCAACGTATATGACGACCACGGAATCGACCGGTCGCAGCTTGCTTTTGTTGAGGGACATGGCACGGGGACCAAGGTGGGTGATCCTGCCGAGTTATGGGCGATTGGGACAGTGTTGGCAAAGGGCAGGGCAGAGCCGCTACCGATTGGCTCGATAAAGTCGAATATAGGTCATGCCGAGCCTGCCTCGGGCATTCTCGGCCTCATTAAAGCCATGCTGTCCCTCGAAAACGATATCTTTCCGGCGACCCTCCATGCCCATGAACTCAACAGTTCCGTGGACTTCACAGACCTGAACATCGACGTAAACCGTGAACTTCGTAGGCTCGAGAGAGATGGCACGCGCCGCCTCGCAGGTGTCAATTCCTTCGGCTTCGGCGGTACCAATGTCCACGTTGTGCTTTCCGATCCGCCCCAGTTGGATAGTGATGCCGGTGCAGCACCCGACTTCGAAGCGCCGGTCGTTATCTCCGCCCACACGCCATCAGCGCTACGGACGCTGCTTGAATCTTACCAACAGCGGCTTTTGGGTTCTGACAAAGAAGCGGCTTCGCGGTTGCTAACAGCTGACGGGGACTTGATGGCGCTGCGGCATCGCTTCGCGACAACCGCAAAAAGCGTAGACGAATTTGCTAGTGCGATAACAAGTTATCTCGAACAAGGCGGGAGTTCCCATTCGCAGGTCGGTGAGACTGCGGGTAAGGTTGTGAAAACGGCGTTCTTTTACGCGGGGAACGGGTCTCAATGGGCGGGAATGGGGGCAGACGCGTACAGGGAAAGCAAGGAATTCCGCTCCCGTTTTGATACCTTCAGTGAGATGTTTGTCGAACGCGCCGGCTTAGATCTTTCGATCCTTCTTCAATCTGCGGATTTAGAGCTAAAGTTGCGGGATACCCGCATTGCTCAGGCGATGCTATTTGCAGTTCAGGCGGCTTTAACAGACTGCCTTGTCGCACGCGGGGTTAGACCGGATACGGTGTTTGGTCACTCCGTAGGAGAGATCGCGGCTGCGTATGCGGCAGGCGTTCTCAGCGCTGAAGACGCTGCTACAATCGTCGCCGTCCGATCCAAGCACCAGCACTCGCTTGCTGGAACTGGCACCATGGCAGCAGTGGTGATGTCGGAGGCGGCAACAGTCTCTTTCTCAGAACGACACGGGCTTTCGAACATCGTCGTTGCAGGTGTCAACGCGCATAACTCGGTCACGATCTCAGGTCCGGTTGAGGAGATAAAGCGATTTAAGGCCTTAGCGCAGGCCGAGCGCTACGTCGTCCATGTGCTCGACATAGACTACCCCTTCCACCATCCGATCATCGATAGAGAAAAACCGACGTTTTTGAACGAGATTCCTGCTCTGAGTCCAAGTAAGGGACACACGAAGTTTGTGTCGACCGTTAAAGGCACAGTAGTCGATGGAAGGACGCTCGATTCTGAATACTGGTGGCTCAACGTCCGAGAGCCCATCGCCTTTGAACCCGCTGTTCAATTTGCAATAGAGGATGGCTGCAACCTCTTCCTTGAAATTTCGCCGAGATCGATACTCTCCAACTATGTGCTGGAGACCGGAAAACAGGCCTCGGCTTCGATCACAGTCCTGCCGACCCTGACTCGGCCTGGGATGGAGCCCGGTATTGATCCGCTCCAGTCCATTTTCCTCCGGTCCGTCGCGCACGGCGTCAATGCTGGAAGAAGATCGGCGGCTGGCAGCACTGCCTCTATCGTGGCGCCTCCCGTTCCGTTCGAGAATGTTCAGTGCCGTCCAGCAACCACCAGCGATAGCCTCAACATCTTCGGTCGCGACAACGCTGACGGAGTATATACTCTTCTCGGATGGCGTAGCGATCCCAATTCGGCGAATTGGAAAAATCACATTGACGCACAGCTCTTCCCGGATCTTGCCGGTCATGTCGTTGACGGCAAGTCCATTCTGCCTGGCAGCGCCTTCATCGAGATCGCGCTTCAAGCCGCACAGCAATATTATGGCGCTTCTGATCTCGAAGTTACAAACCTTGAGATCTTCCGGCCTCTGGAGTTGCGTGACAACAAACTCTCCGAACTCTCCACGAAGATTTCTCCAGAAACAGGGGTGATCGAAATCGCATCTCGGGAATATCTGAGCGACGACGGCTGGACGCTGCATGCTACCGCCCGCAGCCGAAAGCCGACAGGTCCATTGACCGCTCTCGAAGCCGTTCTCGACAAAACGAAGGTTACCCACAAAATCGAAGCGGATGCGGCCTATCGTACGGCTCGCAATTTCGGCTTGGATTACGCCGCGTGTTTCCAGCTGCTTACGCGTGCAGACGTTGTCGATCACAAGTACATTTTCGTCGATCTAAAACAGGCCACGACCCCTGCGCATCCTTATCTGGTATATGGCCTTGATCCCGTCTCCACCGATGCTGCGTTCCACGGTCTGGTGGCGCTCTTTGGTCTCCTCACCGGTGAAGCAGATGGCGCGCCGTATATTCCTGTGCGCTTTGGTTCTGTACGCTTTGCGTTGTCGTCAAAGAGTGTGACCAGCGCAGTTATCGAAGTGCAGCGGTTCAGTCCCTACAGTCTGAAAGCGCGCATTAATCTGCTCGCCGACGACGGCACCCTTGTCGCATCCCTTGATGACTGCCGGTTCCGCCGTACTTGGCTCCGCCAGCACCATACACTGGCAAGCGCGTCATTCCATTATCAGGCTACTAACGTTGGCGTCGGCTCAGTCCATCCCCACAACGGGCGTCCGGCGTCCACTGACACTCTGCTATCCGAAGTACGCAATGAGGAGCTTGATGAGGCCAGTCTGATTCTCGATGCAGCCGTGCACCGAGCGGCTTTCGATATTGCACAGTCG is a genomic window containing:
- a CDS encoding polysaccharide biosynthesis/export family protein, encoding MRKAGLLLVGLGLTSCNNLPGDGPLASDVLEQSKQSVAHSSTSNNVVFDIVDIDVNSATLISRFDGRLLQSRFGLGGGVKRPVIGIGDQLKITIFEAGSDGLFSTADSKQTTLDIIVQPDGKAAIPYVGLVTFSGKTLEQARQTILAALANKAVQPDVIISSSSTASRNVTVSGAVKSPAVVPLNLVPETIMEVLAKAGGPTAQPYESYVTLTRQSNTGTVLLKTLVQNPRENVYVQPGDQIFVTREPRTFTVLGAVKSNNRIEFGANDINLLEAVALAGGGSAETSDMKGYFVFRYEEPDIVIDLLGRQRFNELTQKGMRPDKLGRYPIVYRFDMTKAGSMLVGQNFDVKARDVIYASRHPSVDFTRFMSIVGQPIGIVAGGAGIYNNFNR